One Heterodontus francisci isolate sHetFra1 chromosome 13, sHetFra1.hap1, whole genome shotgun sequence genomic window, CTTCCCCAGATGCTAATGTGCCCTTCTATTCTACTTTTAACGTTTTCTGTTGGATTTCTAGCTGTTTTGTTCTTTACTTCCTGTCTTAGAATAATTATTTCCAAGGTTCTGTTCATTTTGGCCAAAAAGTCCCCAAATGATCAAACGTAAGGTGTCCCAACGTCATCCAGCTCTGTTCCACCCACCACCCCTCTCACTGGTACTTTACTCCAACCCTGTCATCAGCatgcaatttttaaaattaaaaataaactcAGAAAGGTTTAATTTTCCATTGGTAACACAATGTTGCCACGTGTTTGTGTAAAACTCCCTTGAAAACTATTTTAATGCAACTGGTTAACCCAATTTATGTTAAGGGAAGCTAAAGCCAGGATTAAAATGGCACAAAAAAAAGGTATTAAGCAGTGCGCCGTTTGATGGAATTAATCCCTGTTGTGCCTGCTCTTATGTAAAACAGCAAGTGCTGATGACAGCTCTGGGTTGGAGTGGAGCAAAGGTTATGTGGTTACAGAGTGTCATGGAGCTTAATTGACAGACACAATGTAGAATCATTTGCTGGGGGTGGGGACAGATTTCTTCTGTCTCCTCCTTGTTGCACTTGGGTTTATTTTGCTGCAACGAACAGACAGAGGAATCTTCCAACACGCTCTCTGCAAAAGATAGTTTCCTCCTCTGTAGACTTGCTAGTGCCTCTCTGTTGGCCCTGCTCAAAATATCCCCAGTGTTCACAAAATGAGCAAAAATAAATTTAtagatttacttttttttttaaaaatgacatcAACAATCGTGATATAAATTTTTTAGTTGAATCTCTTTCCTTAGCAACTATACAAAGTTACTTTATCCGAAATATTCCCTGGCCTTGTCTCATTTGCTTTGAAGACTCTTGGGCCTGTAGCATATTTCTGGTGTCTTCCAGTCTTATTTCAGATTTGCATTTTTTTAAAATCTTTCGTTCTCACTGGTTTCCTCCCCCTTCCCTTCGGCCGCAGTTGGGGGGGTGAGATCTCCCTTTTGGGGCACAGTGCTGCGCTGTCAGTCCTGCTTTGGTGCTGTATCTAAGTATTCTTTATATTATTTATTCTTTATGTGGGACTGCTCCCTGTGAGTGTCAGTGGGGCTGCTCAATGCTGGTGGGACCAGAGTTGTCAGGATGGAGCTCAATCATGCCTTTGCCTGATGGCTATACATGTCTGGCAGGTGCCACTGGATACTGATCGCTGGGTGTGATGGAGGGGACACTAACTGAGTTTGCCCTCCCTAGCTCCAGCCACTAGAGAGCCAAGACACCCATAGCCATGAAGCCGTCCTATTTACTTTAATCTCTAATATTAATTCATAATTCCTATTTCTGTCCTTTCAGACATTTGAACCAAAGTTGATTGGCAGGAACTGCATGCAGCATAGGTGAGAGCTATATTCACACACAGTACACTCAAGCTGAATTGTTAAACAGATCTCCTTTTTTTGCCTTTGGAATCTGGATGACATTGGCAAGGCTGTATTTAATGCCCATTCCATATTAATAGTCAACCACCCAGTGTGGGACTGGAGACACATATAGACCAAACCAGGTGAAAGAAGGAGTTTTCCCTTCCTTAAAGGATCagttgtttttaaaaataaaaatgccaAACCGACAGCTTTTTAGGGGTCACTTATTGCCAACCCACAGATTACCAGATTTATCAAATTAAGTTTCGCAAACTTGCCACAGTGGCCAGATTAGAGGTTGCATCTTCCACACTAGCCTACTCTGCCCAATCTGCATATACATGGCAACAGGACAAGACTAAACAAGGAGAGATTGCTTCTATGAGAGCGCCATGCATGGTATCAGACTAGAAAACTCACTTCTGCACCCATACACTCTCTGCCCAATTTATATTTataaacttttttttaataaagtgtGAAAATTACATACAGATtttaagaaacaaacaagcaaaacatTTTTAGCCTTGTAATCTCTGCTAGTGAAGGTAGCGATTTTAAAGTTTCCCATAATCACCCTCTTTTCTCCCTCTCAATGGCcgcattaacccatttaaaataaaggcAGAATACAGCGAAATCccaagtcctgtccagaatggagatgattggtaaTTCCCCCCTCAATCACACCTGGAGCCCGTACCAATGTAAGTGACTGGGATTGCActgtgtaactatcctccactaacTGCATTTTGCTGGcgaaataatcctgcttttattgGGAGAGTCTGCTGTAGTTCCAGGCATGAGTTTGGTGGCTATCTGCTGTAGCTGATGAGCAAATTAGAACCACAAGTCACCCCACCTCCAACCCATTACCCACAGTAGTGTCACAATTCACTCTTAAAATAAATGGATTACTGGCTGTGCTAGAGGGATGGATTGAGGAACGTCAGAGAAATACAaatgttaactcatcaaaaaaaaGTGAGCCTTTACTCACtaattatatatatattttttgcagTTTCTTTCAAGGTAAATAAATATACTCCTATATCTCTCAAAACAATTGATTACTGATGCTGAAAACTTGCACCATTCCCAACAAAATTCTACATTAGAATTTTTTGTGCTTATTAAAATACATAAAATCCTGCCACCAGCTATaatgaaagaaagactttcattgctAAACTGCCTGCCAccagctcaggacatcccaaagtgctttacagtactTATTGAAGTGTAGTCTTGGGTACACCGTCATAGTGTGGCTTCTTGCACAGAGGCAAAGTTTCAGTGAACAATTCTGCCTTCGCATTCAGACCAGGCAACGGTTTATTAGAGCACTCAatgccccccaccccaaccacagcACTCTTGCTCTTAAAATCGGTTCGTTCGCTCAGATCAAGCGCTTACCCCTTTGGCGTGTTGCAGGCATTTATTTACCTACTCTACCAAAGACAAGCTCAGCAAATAACATAAAACACATTTTTTAAACTGAACAACAAACATTCTTGGCTTTTTTTTGTGTTTCTAACTGAAGCAGTCAGCAAAACTTTTATTCCAACCATTATATACATTAATATATCTTTTTAAAGTGAGCTCAATATTCAATTTGTCACTACACCCTGAGTAAAGCTAAACCAGGGATCTCCAGGGAGCAAGCTTCAGGTCTTTACACTGCTTCCCTTTAATCATTATTATTTCTGCACTtgcgtatgtgggtgtgtgtgcgcaAGTGTGATCGTGTGTTTATGCACGGCTGTCAGCGTCTGTAATGTGTTTGAGAATGTATACATGCATGCGGTGGTGAATGTGCTTTCTTGTATGCAGTTAAGTGTATGTTTGTGAATGACAATGCACGTTATGTCCGCATGTGTTTATGGCTGTGTGCATATTTGCACATATGTGTATGTGACtgtataaataaatatatatatatatgagaccGCATGTGTAAGTGTGTTTGTAACTGCAGCATCTGTAAGTGTTTATGTGACTGAGACTGTGCAAACATATGAGTGTGCAAGTACGAATGTGAGTGCGCGGTTGTATCCAAATTTCACTGTTCCTTTTCCTTGTCCTTTAAGGAGATCCGAAATTAGCTTTCAGTGGCAGGAGTAGTGTCAGGGGGAGCCTCTGGCTTTTCGGTGAGGGACTTGTACATCTCAGAGTTCAAGAACCTAGGGAAGGAGTCTCTGTGCATTAGGCTGTATATCTGTAGCTGAGCATCCTCAAACATAAGAGGGCATGGATTCAGCAAGTTCCTGTTGACTATTTCTCGCACACGAGAGTCAAGACTCACCTGCAAACAgcacaaagaaaaaataactgaagtgCACATTTAATTATTATACAATCTCACTCGAGGCTGTTCAGCAACTTCCACTATCTAATGTAAGCTCTGTGCTTCATTTAGGCCCATTCAAGAAGGTCGCTTACCCATAACTACCATTCTCCTAAAGGTCATGAATGATCTGCATGTCCAAAGTAATCGCTGGTTGATGGCTGAATATTCATTAGTAAAGGCACCACCATCATGTGAGCTTCCCAACATAGGTTATGAGTCACTGCTGACAAATGAGGCTGATTTATTCCCAATCATTACTGCCTCAGTCAGTTGAtcccaagtttttttttattctttcacgggatgtgggcatcgctggcaaggtcagcatttattgcccattcctaattgtccttgacaactgagtggcttgtcagaccatttcagagggcagttaagagtcaaccacattgctgtggatctggagtcacattaggccaggccaggtaaggacagcagatttccttccctgaaagacattagtgaaccagatgggtttttacaacaatcattgaTAGTTTCaggacaccattactgagatttcttttttattaattaattgaatttaaattccaccagctgccatggtgggatttaaacccgtgcccccagggcattagcctgggcctctgaattactagtccagtgatattacctctATGCCACTGACTTCCATATATATCTAATTAAATACTCTCCATGGCCCAGTTATTAAAAGCATCCAAAGATGCAATTGAGCCATTCAGATCAGATAGGCCTCGATCCAGTCCCGATTATACTGGTCAGTCTCATTAATAGTCATCAAAGGACACAGTTACCAATGGGAAATGCTTTTAATGGTCAGTTATATCAGTGGTCAGTGGTGTAAATTGTCAATGATGCCATTGGTCAGTACTATTCAATGTTGTCAATGCTCAATATTGCAAATTGTCACCATAACCAACTGTACAACGTACATGGTGCCAATGGTCACTGCTGTCAGTGGTCAGCACTATGAAAAGTTAATTTCAATGGTCGTCAATATAAGCAGTGATCAGTGTTAGAAATGGCCAGTGGTCTGAATGGACAGTACTATGAAGGCCCATTGGTCAGTATTATAAATGTCCAGTGCTATAAATGTCTGAGGTCAATATTATGGTCAATGCTGACAGTGGCCAGTATTATAAATAGCCAGGGGTCAATATGAATGGCAAATGCTGTCAGTGGTCAGTATTATGAATTGTCAGTAATGTGAATGGCCAGTACTATGAATGTCCACTGGTCAGTATTATGGTCAATGCTGACAGTGGCCAGTGGTTAGTATTATGAATGGCCAGTGGTGTCAATGGTCAGTAGTGTTAATGTTAAGTACTGCCAATGCTCAGTACTAACAATTACCAATTTAGAGAGCATCCTCCATTCTCTGTGGTTCTGTGTGTACCTCCTCTAACTGCAGCAGATCTACTTGTGTGCTGCAAGTAAAGGGATCAAGTTTCATTGGCTTCAATGTACTCAACCTCTATTTGCTAAAACATAGGAGTTAATGAATGTAGGCATTTAAAAAAGTAAAATCTAAAATAGCATATATGGCCAATGGATCAGTACTTTTCATTGACAGCAGCAGTCCCTGGTTGGGGGGCGTTTCTGGCCATTGACAATCCCAGGGCTAACACAGACTGTGCTAATCACGTGTGGTCCTAATTGTTGGCATTATTGCTAAATATTCATATTTGTACTGCTGACAGTATTCATCATTAACAGTGCTGACAGAAAATAACCACCGACAGTACTATTCATAGAGAGTTCTCAGCAGTGACAGTAATACTGATCAAGCGTGCTAAACATTGGCAGCACTAACTAGACAGTATTAATCATAGACAGTACAAACTTAAATACCAATCCTTTACAGTACTAATTATTGACAGTAATTTCATGGTACAAATTGGTCAAATCCAAATCAATTACAGTTCGAACCACTGAGTGTGCTCATTAATACTACCAATTATTAACGCTACTACTCATTAAGATAACTAATCATAGACAATACTAAACCTCAATGCTATCTATGTTTAACAGATGAATCTGTTAAACTCATTAGCAGTACTAATTGGCATCAGGAATACTTATTGGTAGCATTAATCTTTGACGGTACTAATCATTGACAGTGCTTACCTCTACTCACCTTCTCCTTCCAGCTTACAACCTGTGACAGAAGAAAAGAAGTGAGCACAGCCTTTTATGTTATCTGGGTGTCTTAGTCTTGTGTTTGCCCACAGTAATTCTCTCACCTCTCTTGGAGACAGTATTGAAATGTAGTCTTCGTATATTGTCCTTGCTCTTTCTGCAACCACCTTCGTGTTCTTTTCTTTTTTGAAGTCTTCGCATGCTAGCCAAAAAAGCATGTTCTCCTCGCTGTACTCTGTCCGCAGAAACTCACGGAAAACATTCCTGCCAGCTTCAGTCCTCATCACCTTGTCAAAACCCTGAGTCCAGGATGTGATTTCCTCCAGTGATGGCAGAGCGTTGCTAGTTAATAAAAGGAAACAAATGGTTCGGTAAATCGATCAACTCAAACTAAAATTGTCCGGTGTAAAACAGAACATTGACTGCCATAAGATGCTGATATCTTTAaaccatagaagtttacagcacagaggaggccatttggcccatcatatctgtactGGCTCTATGCTAGAGCAATCCAACATTCTCTGCACATCCTTGTATCTTTCTGTTTCAAATAATGATCCAGTTGTTCTTTAAGAGATGGAATGATCTCTATCTCAATCACGCCCTGCAGCAAAGCGTTCCGTACTACCTCCATACAACAACTTGGTAAAGAAACTCTTTGACCTCACTTTCTTACAGAAAATCCCTCATCACTGACTGCCTGACCAGAGAAGGGAAAAATGCCTTTGCCATTCACTATCAAAAGACTTCCttattttaaaaatctcaattAAATATCCTCTAAGCCATCTCTATCTCAATTGAAATAATCCCAGGCTCTCAAGTTTCTTCTGAAGAACTATAGTTTCCCATCATCAGCATCATCCAGTGAATCTTCGCTGTTCATTTCTTTATGGCTTTTGTCCTTTCTACAATCAGTCCCCCAAACTGCACACATTACCCTACCTGTTCTCTGACTGATCagaacttctttactcttgtaaatctttgcttctatttataaaaccaaaCATGCTGTTGGCTCTTTAAAAAATTCTTTACTTACTTGCATTAGAAagctcagggaactatgcacttgtacCCCTAGATTCCTCTATTCATCTCTCTCACCACAGTCAGTGGCATCCTTTTGAGTACACACACCCATTCCTTGTTTTTCGTccgaagtgcattacctcacacttgttcaCATTTAATTGCATTTTCCACCTTCTTGCTCATTCTGCTAACCTGTTTACATCTCCCAGAGGTCTTTCATGAACCTCGTGGTTGTTTGTCCAACCTGCTACCTTAGCATTGTCAACAGATTGAGATTGTGCTCCCTGTGCCCAAAACCTGATCATCCGTAGATACAGAGAACAAATATGGCTCCAACATCAGCCTCTTGGGTCCAAGCAACGCCTATTTACCCCAACTCTTTGTCTCTGGTTCTCTAGCTAACTTTCTAACAATGCCACTACCATCTCATACCATCTAAAAGCCTCTCGAGGCATTTATTGAACACCTTTTTAAAATCCTTATACACAGCACATACCGTACCCTTTTATCTGTTCAGCCATGTAATAGTTTTTGAAGACATTTGTCAAACACAGCTTGCATTTAACAATTCTATGTTGACTGACCTTAATTAACCCATGCATTTCTACAACTCATGCATTTTATCTCTAGTTACAGATTCTAAGGGTTTGCTCACAACTGGTGTATTGTTAGTGGCTTATCCATCATTCCCTTCTTGAACACTATATTGCTTCAATCTTTGAGAAGAGAGCTTGTTCTGATGCAAATAATCATGATCAAAGGTTTCTCCATTTAGAACAAAGTCAAACATGCTTTTCATAAGCTGCTTATAATTTCACTACAAATACAGAGCAAAACACTTCTCCCTCTGATCATTTATACAACACAAATACTCATTTTGTTATGTATGGTTGAGATTTAGTAGGAAGAAAATCTAGTCAGTTGTACCACCAAGTCACACAGCGTCAATTTCCTGGGGAGTCACCACTGCCAAgaggcttaactggaccagccacatcaatactATGACTACAACAGTAGACAGAGGCTGAGTACTCAAGTGAATCCCCTCTTGAGCCCTCAAAGCCAAGTGTCAAGTCAGGCGTATGAATGAATGCTccccactggcctggatgggttaAGCTAcagcaacactcaagacgctcgacaccatccaggacagaacaGTTCACTTGGTCAGTGCCTCTAGACTCCAGATCAACTCCTTCCAtcactggtgcactgtggctgtTGTAGGCACCATTTATAATAGCTCACCAAGCTGACCTATTCAACATCTCCCATCttctaccccaccccccacccccaaccaccaagaaggacaagaacagcaccaTTGCCTTTAAGTGCCCCtctaaatcacacaccatcctaggCTGAGCAAACATGACCAGTCCTTTATCATTGCTGGGCCAATATACTGGAACTCCCTACCCACCACCAGTGAGGGAGCAGCATCATCACAGGACCGCGGAAATTCAAGGAGAAGGTCGACCACCAATTTCTCAGGGcaacaaaatgctggccttgcttgtACCCAgacaacaaatgaaaaaaaaaacactccACTTTGAAACAGTGAGGGGACGCTTCCTTGAGGGGATCAGTTTTCCTCATCTTTCAGCACCCTGGGATCCATCCAGCTGCTCTCACCAAGCCAGATGAGACAGAGTTGGGATCGGGCTGTGATGCCCGCCATAGTCGAATA contains:
- the LOC137376158 gene encoding regulator of G-protein signaling 17-like translates to MQTNGLSRWIKKKKTEEDNSNALPSLEEITSWTQGFDKVMRTEAGRNVFREFLRTEYSEENMLFWLACEDFKKEKNTKVVAERARTIYEDYISILSPREVSLDSRVREIVNRNLLNPCPLMFEDAQLQIYSLMHRDSFPRFLNSEMYKSLTEKPEAPPDTTPATES